A genomic stretch from Prionailurus bengalensis isolate Pbe53 chromosome E2, Fcat_Pben_1.1_paternal_pri, whole genome shotgun sequence includes:
- the PLAUR gene encoding urokinase plasminogen activator surface receptor isoform X2, with the protein MGRPLLLSLLLLLFQTCIPASWGLQCMLCGRTGKCQVEECAPGQDLCRTTFMRMWEGDELEVVERGCAHPEKSNRTMSYRTGMKIITLTEAVCGSDLCNRPRAGRPPTFPRTRSRYLECVSCASSDLSCERGWVQSLQCRSPGEQCLEVVTHRTLEGSPRDEHHTRGCGNLPGCPGPTGFHNNHTFHFLQCCNTTKCNGGPVVELQNLPLNGLQCYSCEGNSTHGCSSEETSLTACRGPMSQCLEATGSNGLGNPSYTVRGCATPSWCQSLHVAEAFSLTHLNVSCCSGNGCNHPVLDRQPRTGGAPRRGPAHLSLTVTLLISARLWGGTLLWT; encoded by the exons ATGGGCCGCCCGCTGCTGCtgtcactgctgctgctgctgtttcagACCTGCATTCCAG cctcctggggcCTGCAGTGCATGCTGTGTGGGAGGACCGGGAAGTGCCAGGTGGAAGAGTGTGCCCCGGGCCAGGACCTCTGCAGGACCACCTTCATGCGCATGTGGGAAG GTGACGAGCTGGAGGTGGTGGAGAGAGGCTGTGCTCACCCAGAGAAAAGCAACAGGACCATGAGCTATCGGACAGGCATGAAGATCATCACTCTTACGGAGGCCGTGTGTGGGTCTGACTTGTGCAACCGACCCAGAGCTG GTCGGCCTCCCACCTTTCCCCGAACCCGAAGCCGTTACCTTGAATGTGTTTCCTGCGCCTCATCAGACCTGAGCTGTGAGAGAGGCTGGGTCCAGAGCCTGCAATGCCGCAGCCCTGGAGAACAGTGCCTGGAGGTGGTGACCCACCGGACCCTGGAAG GCAGTCCAAGGGATGAGCACCACACCCGCGGCTGTGGCAACCTTCCTGGCTGCCCGGGCCCCACCGGCTTCCACAACAACCACACCTTCCATTTCCTGCAGTGCTGTAACACCACCAAATGCAACGGGGGTCCAG TTGTGGAGCTTCAAAACCTGCCTCTGAATGGCCTCCAGTGTTACAGCTGTGAGGGGAACAGCACCCATGGATGTTCCTCCGAAGAGACTTCCCTGACTGCCTGCCGTGGCCCCATGAGTCAATGTCTGGAAGCCACTGGCAGTAATG GCCTGGGCAACCCAAGCTACACAGTGAGAGGCTGTGCAACCCCCTCATGGTGCCAAAGTCTCCACGTGGCTGAAGCCTTCAGCCTGACCCATCTCAACGTCTCCTGCTGTTCTGGAAACGGCTGTAACCATCCAGTCCTGGATCGCCAGCCACGCACGGGGGGTGCCCCCCGGCGTGGTCCCGCCCACCTCAGCCTCACAGTCACCCTGCTTATAAGTGCCAGACTGTGGGGGGGCACTCTCCTCTGGACCTGA
- the PLAUR gene encoding urokinase plasminogen activator surface receptor isoform X1 has product MGRPLLLSLLLLLFQTCIPASWGLQCMLCGRTGKCQVEECAPGQDLCRTTFMRMWEVGDELEVVERGCAHPEKSNRTMSYRTGMKIITLTEAVCGSDLCNRPRAGRPPTFPRTRSRYLECVSCASSDLSCERGWVQSLQCRSPGEQCLEVVTHRTLEGSPRDEHHTRGCGNLPGCPGPTGFHNNHTFHFLQCCNTTKCNGGPVVELQNLPLNGLQCYSCEGNSTHGCSSEETSLTACRGPMSQCLEATGSNGLGNPSYTVRGCATPSWCQSLHVAEAFSLTHLNVSCCSGNGCNHPVLDRQPRTGGAPRRGPAHLSLTVTLLISARLWGGTLLWT; this is encoded by the exons ATGGGCCGCCCGCTGCTGCtgtcactgctgctgctgctgtttcagACCTGCATTCCAG cctcctggggcCTGCAGTGCATGCTGTGTGGGAGGACCGGGAAGTGCCAGGTGGAAGAGTGTGCCCCGGGCCAGGACCTCTGCAGGACCACCTTCATGCGCATGTGGGAAG TAGGTGACGAGCTGGAGGTGGTGGAGAGAGGCTGTGCTCACCCAGAGAAAAGCAACAGGACCATGAGCTATCGGACAGGCATGAAGATCATCACTCTTACGGAGGCCGTGTGTGGGTCTGACTTGTGCAACCGACCCAGAGCTG GTCGGCCTCCCACCTTTCCCCGAACCCGAAGCCGTTACCTTGAATGTGTTTCCTGCGCCTCATCAGACCTGAGCTGTGAGAGAGGCTGGGTCCAGAGCCTGCAATGCCGCAGCCCTGGAGAACAGTGCCTGGAGGTGGTGACCCACCGGACCCTGGAAG GCAGTCCAAGGGATGAGCACCACACCCGCGGCTGTGGCAACCTTCCTGGCTGCCCGGGCCCCACCGGCTTCCACAACAACCACACCTTCCATTTCCTGCAGTGCTGTAACACCACCAAATGCAACGGGGGTCCAG TTGTGGAGCTTCAAAACCTGCCTCTGAATGGCCTCCAGTGTTACAGCTGTGAGGGGAACAGCACCCATGGATGTTCCTCCGAAGAGACTTCCCTGACTGCCTGCCGTGGCCCCATGAGTCAATGTCTGGAAGCCACTGGCAGTAATG GCCTGGGCAACCCAAGCTACACAGTGAGAGGCTGTGCAACCCCCTCATGGTGCCAAAGTCTCCACGTGGCTGAAGCCTTCAGCCTGACCCATCTCAACGTCTCCTGCTGTTCTGGAAACGGCTGTAACCATCCAGTCCTGGATCGCCAGCCACGCACGGGGGGTGCCCCCCGGCGTGGTCCCGCCCACCTCAGCCTCACAGTCACCCTGCTTATAAGTGCCAGACTGTGGGGGGGCACTCTCCTCTGGACCTGA